The DNA window CCTGTGCCGGTCGCCGATGGCCGAGTACCTGGCCCGCCGGCTGCTGGCCGACCGGCCGGTCACCGTGGCCAGCGCCGGCACCGACGCGATGGACGGACTGGCCATGCACCCGTACGCCATGGAGATCGCGGCCGAGGGCGGCGCGGACCCGGCGGCGTTCCGCAGCCGGGGGCTGCGCCCCGAGTATCTGGCGGACGCGACGCTGGTGCTGACCGCGACCCGGCGCCAGCGGTCGGTCTGCACCGCGCTGGCGCCAGCCGCGCTGCACCGGACGTTCACCCTGCGCCAGTTCGGCCGGTTGGCCGCGGCGGCGGAGCCGCAGGCCGAGCCGGCCGACGACTCGCTGCGGGCCGCGATCGCCGCCGCCGCCCACGCCCGGGGGCGGCTGCAACCCGCCGCCCCGGACGCGGACGACCTACGGGACCCGATCGGCGGCACCGCCGCCGACTTCCGACGCTGCGCTGAGGAGATCGAACGATCGCTACGACCCCTCGCCGCGCTCATCGGGGCAGCCGGGTGAGTTCCTGGGTGCGGTCGCTGACGCCGTTGACCCCGGTGCCCTCGCTGTGCCGGGCGGACGTTGCCCGGTCGGTCGGCGC is part of the Micromonospora cremea genome and encodes:
- a CDS encoding low molecular weight phosphatase family protein translates to MVDRVLFVCHANLCRSPMAEYLARRLLADRPVTVASAGTDAMDGLAMHPYAMEIAAEGGADPAAFRSRGLRPEYLADATLVLTATRRQRSVCTALAPAALHRTFTLRQFGRLAAAAEPQAEPADDSLRAAIAAAAHARGRLQPAAPDADDLRDPIGGTAADFRRCAEEIERSLRPLAALIGAAG